The Triticum aestivum cultivar Chinese Spring chromosome 7B, IWGSC CS RefSeq v2.1, whole genome shotgun sequence genome window below encodes:
- the LOC123157238 gene encoding uncharacterized protein translates to MAANHHLRRLASASAPALSRLSKPTPSPLLRPAFSSSASPAGQPAAAAGADAAEKGEARSAVKEAGEAQGGDAGARKTGEEEEDDGGLDINEATGEIGGPHGPEPTRYGDWERGGRCSDF, encoded by the coding sequence ATGGCGGCcaaccaccacctccgccgcctcgcctccgcGTCCGCCCCTGCTCTCTCCCGCCTCTCCAAGCCCACTCCCTCGCCGCTCCTCCGCCCCGCGTTCTCCAGTTCCGCCTCTCCCGCGGgtcagccggcggcggcggcgggggccgaTGCAGCCGAGAAGGGCGAGGCCCGGAGCGCCGTGAAGGAGGCGGGCGAGGCGCAGGGCGGCGATGCTGGCGCGAGGAagacgggggaggaggaggaggatgacggcGGCCTGGACATAAACGAGGCCACGGGCGAGATCGGCGGCCCGCACGGGCCGGAGCCCACCCGCTACGGCGACTGGGAGCGCGGCGGCCGCTGCTCCGACTTCTGA
- the LOC123161462 gene encoding wax ester synthase/diacylglycerol acyltransferase 11, whose translation MHREAAMDPVSGSPWASVPGNRLLPIRVSTEPAGTEWTQENPAEEPVSPTARAMEDIGIYIVVTIGLDTPINLSIFRAGIESLLARCPRLGCIQVADGSSNGGARWARTAVNAEDHMIVPRLDGAAVAADPDKAVEDYVASLSTLPMDRSRALLEFHLLDFPTSEAASTVAVRVHHAYGDGMSLMALLMMSTRNAAADTKARPATPPRRRRPSRTGAIYASRRRPPLSTGALALVTWVWSYLVLAWNTASDVAYFAATILFLSDPRTLFKRADDDEFHAKRFVHRSLSLDDVMFLKSSMNCTVNDVLVAVTSAALSRYYFRKSGDTNTSKICLRSLLPVNTRPATSLQTYVNVIESDKRNEVTWGNKLGYIILSFYLAMHEDPLAYIRKAKKVLDRKKRSLEVILTYKIGLIFTKFFGVKVGTSIFRRLFARTTIVFSNMVGPAEQVELCGHPVAFLAPSVYGIPEALIIHYQSYRSTIKIILSVDEDKFPDYHQLLDDFDQTLTVMKDAASRLSTSTKND comes from the exons ATGCATAGGGAAGCAGCAATGGACCCTGTGAGTGGTAGTCCATGGGCGTCAGTTCCAGGAAACCGACTGCTCCCGATCCGCGTGTCAACAGAACCTGCCGGCACCGAGTGGACGCAGGAGAACCCCGCGGAGGAGCCCGTGAGCCCTACAGCAAGAGCCATGGAAGATATAGGTATTTATATCGTCGTCACCATCGGCCTCGACACGCCGATAAACCTGAGCATCTTCCGAGCCGGTATCGAATCTCTGCTTGCCCGATGCCCGCGCTTGGGATGCATTCAA GTGGCGGACGGGTCAAGCAATGGAGGGGCGCGATGGGCGCGCACGGCTGTGAACGCCGAGGATCATATGATCGTCCCCAGGCTGGATGGCGCGGCCGTGGCCGCCGACCCAGACAAGGCCGTGGAGGACTACGTCGCCTCGCTGTCCACGCTGCCCATGGACCGCTCCCGCGCGCTTCTGGAGTTCCATCTCCTCGACTTCCCGACCTCCGAGGCGGCCTCCACCGTGGCGGTCCGGGTGCACCACGCCTACGGCGACGGCATGTCTCTAATGGCGCTTCTCATGATGTCCACGCGCAACGCCGCCGCCGACACGAAGGCTCGGCCAGCCACGCCTccgcgtcgtcgtcgtccttcCCGCACGGGCGCCATCTACGCGTCGCGACGCCGGCCCCCGCTTTCCACGGGCGCCCTGGCGCTCGTCACGTGGGTCTGGTCGTACCTCGTGCTCGCGTGGAACACCGCGTCGGACGTTGCCTACTTCGCCGCCACGATTCTGTTCCTGAGTGACCCGCGCACCCTGTTCAAGCGTGCCGACGACGATGAGTTCCACGCCAAGCGCTTCGTCCACCGGAGTCTTAGCCTGGATGACGTCATGTTCCTCAAGAGCTCCATGAACTGC ACCGTCAATGATGTGCTGGTTGCAGTGACTTCTGCTGCTCTATCAAGATATTACTTCCGCAAGTCCG GTGACACTAACACTAGCAAAATCTGTTTGCGATCACTCCTTCCTGTCAACACAAGGCCAGCCACTAGCCTACAG ACATATGTTAATGTGATAGAATCTGATAAGAGGAACGAGGTGACATGGGGAAATAAACTGGGCTACATTATTCTTTCATTTTATCTGGCCATGCACGAAGATCCACTTGCATATATTCGCAAGGCAAAGAAGGTTCTTGATAGGAAAAAGAGGTCACTCGAAGTGATATTGACATATAAGATTGGTCTGATTTTCACGAAATTTTTTGGTGTCAAG GTAGGAACTTCAATCTTTCGGCGTCTCTTCGCACGTACAACAATAGTTTTCTCAAACATGGTTGGACCAGCTGAACAGGTAGAGTTATGTGGACACCCAGTGGCTTTCCTTGCGCCTAGCGTCTATGGGATTCCAGAG GCTCTGATTATTCACTACCAAAGCTACAGAAGCACTATCAAGATAATTCTATCAGTTGACGAGGACAAGTTTCCAGATTATCATCAACTTTTGGATGACTTTGACCAGACCCTCACGGTCATGAAGGACGCGgcttcaagactttcaacgtcaactAAGAATGACTAA